A genomic region of Barnesiella viscericola DSM 18177 contains the following coding sequences:
- a CDS encoding ComEC/Rec2 family competence protein, producing MTHSSLSAARTPFIRLLVPLLAGIVGQEALHLPTGLYLLPTLGGVVLWVLFAQRGNIETQYRKRPLFGWGLFLLVLSLGAFLHTLGHRPQPLPQRFYPVAIAHIDQKATEKPNAYYCPATLTALADTSGRTVAYRKRVALYFEKSLYARRLTYGDRVAFAFQPRAIEASSNPGDFDFAAYMRHQGIARSQYLTDSQWRRLDHTPRSVFWEWATSRQSQLAYTIDTCRLSPTSAALLKALLLGDRQDVPSELQQSFSAAGLSHILAVSGLHMGVMASLVYLLLYPLAWSEAGRKLRPLLTLFVLWGYGCLTGLSPSTARACIMASFLLTADFLGRRNSSLNALFAAAFFLLLYDTDLLFDVGFQMSFSAVAAILLFYRRLHFGQNSPYRIIRWVSSCVAVSIAAQIGALPIAVYYFHTLPLLFLVGNLVVLPLLPVIFGSGLLLLLLATLHLPYGWIAASTDLMLRFVEWLSLGIARLPGSHIEGIWLAPRYLFLYFGTAILGYIAIKNRSKKVLWLTLTFGIVFLATDLSTYRPPRPEAVVYDDRQTTVVELSDREGCYLLLPDTLPPQQPPVGEAHRQQAGHRDYALLQPGSTPVEKESLFIAYPFARFYATRLLLLDGQEWQRVSTDRRLAIDHAVVDRRFTGRIADVMRLFDVRHFIIGANVHPSRARRLIKECFEQGIPCHDVRSQGAWIYSPAP from the coding sequence ATGACCCATAGCTCCCTGTCGGCCGCCCGCACTCCCTTCATACGCCTGCTCGTCCCGCTGCTGGCGGGCATCGTCGGGCAAGAGGCGCTGCATCTGCCAACAGGGTTGTACCTGTTACCCACCCTGGGCGGAGTGGTCTTGTGGGTACTCTTTGCCCAACGCGGCAATATCGAAACGCAATACCGCAAGCGTCCCCTCTTCGGGTGGGGGCTCTTCCTCCTTGTCCTTTCGCTGGGGGCTTTCCTGCACACTCTGGGCCATCGACCCCAGCCGCTTCCCCAGAGATTCTATCCCGTGGCCATCGCCCACATTGACCAAAAGGCCACCGAGAAACCGAATGCCTACTATTGCCCGGCCACCCTCACGGCTCTGGCCGATACCAGCGGTCGCACCGTGGCATATCGCAAGCGAGTGGCTCTCTATTTCGAGAAAAGCCTGTATGCCCGGCGACTCACCTACGGCGACCGGGTGGCCTTTGCATTTCAACCACGGGCCATCGAGGCGAGCAGCAACCCGGGCGATTTCGATTTCGCCGCCTACATGCGTCACCAGGGAATCGCCCGCAGCCAATACCTCACCGACTCGCAATGGCGACGACTCGACCACACTCCCCGGTCGGTATTTTGGGAGTGGGCCACCTCCCGGCAAAGCCAGTTGGCCTACACCATCGACACCTGCCGCCTGTCACCTACCAGTGCCGCACTCTTGAAGGCCCTTCTGCTGGGCGACCGGCAAGACGTCCCTTCCGAGCTGCAACAGAGCTTCTCGGCAGCCGGACTCTCGCATATCCTTGCCGTGAGCGGTCTCCACATGGGAGTAATGGCCTCGCTGGTCTACCTGCTGCTCTACCCTCTGGCCTGGTCCGAGGCGGGGCGCAAGTTGCGACCGCTGCTCACCCTCTTCGTGCTGTGGGGCTACGGCTGTCTCACCGGGCTATCCCCCTCGACAGCCCGAGCCTGCATCATGGCTTCGTTTCTGCTCACGGCCGACTTCCTGGGACGGCGCAACAGTTCGCTCAACGCCCTGTTTGCCGCGGCCTTCTTCCTGTTGCTCTACGATACCGATCTCCTTTTCGACGTGGGATTTCAGATGAGCTTCTCAGCCGTCGCCGCCATTCTGCTCTTCTATCGGCGGCTCCATTTCGGGCAGAACTCCCCCTACCGAATCATTCGCTGGGTCAGCTCCTGTGTGGCCGTGTCGATAGCCGCCCAGATAGGGGCCCTGCCCATCGCCGTCTATTACTTTCACACTCTTCCCCTGCTCTTTCTGGTCGGCAACCTCGTGGTACTGCCCCTCCTGCCTGTCATCTTCGGATCGGGTCTGCTCCTGCTACTACTCGCCACGCTGCACCTGCCCTATGGGTGGATAGCGGCCTCGACCGACCTGATGTTGCGCTTTGTCGAGTGGCTGAGCCTCGGCATAGCCCGACTGCCGGGGAGCCACATCGAGGGGATATGGCTTGCCCCACGCTACCTGTTCCTCTACTTCGGTACGGCCATTCTTGGCTACATCGCCATCAAGAACCGCTCCAAAAAGGTGTTGTGGCTTACCCTGACTTTCGGCATCGTCTTTCTGGCGACCGACCTGTCGACCTATCGTCCCCCTCGCCCCGAAGCGGTGGTGTATGACGACCGGCAGACTACCGTCGTCGAACTGAGCGACCGCGAGGGGTGCTACCTGCTCCTGCCCGACACACTACCGCCGCAACAACCGCCGGTGGGCGAAGCACACCGCCAACAGGCGGGACACCGGGACTACGCCCTGCTCCAACCGGGCTCGACACCGGTCGAGAAGGAGTCGCTCTTCATCGCCTACCCGTTCGCCCGGTTCTACGCCACACGGTTGCTCCTGCTCGACGGGCAGGAGTGGCAGAGGGTATCGACCGACAGGCGGCTGGCAATAGACCATGCTGTTGTCGACCGTCGATTCACGGGACGTATCGCCGACGTGATGCGACTCTTCGATGTGCGCCACTTTATCATCGGGGCCAACGTTCACCCGAGCCGGGCCCGACGACTGATAAAGGAGTGTTTCGAGCAGGGCATTCCCTGCCACGACGTGCGCTCGCAAGGAGCCTGGATATACTCGCCGGCCCCCTGA